The following proteins are encoded in a genomic region of Portunus trituberculatus isolate SZX2019 chromosome 13, ASM1759143v1, whole genome shotgun sequence:
- the LOC123503164 gene encoding uncharacterized protein LOC123503164: MYSCSGRICKGRRLGSFLSSLVGVSTTTTPEQLPGSPLPRTADHYGTPTAPHPVKKMLPTLTSLSTLPTVHYSALWPRKERLYPRDIATKWGNDNKGRWVLTDCQHTKMFNNDGSRNTKR; encoded by the exons ATGTATAGCTGTTCCGGCAGGATTTGTAAGGGGAGGCGGCTAGGAAGCTTTTTGTCCTCCTTGGTGGGCgtgtctaccaccaccacacctgaacAGCTCCCAGGCAGTCCCTTGCCCCGCACTGCCGACCATTATGGCACGCCCACCGCACCACATCCCGTGAAGAAGATGCTTCCCACACTCACCAGTCTGAGCACCCTTCCCACAGTGCATTACTCTGCTCTCTGGCCTAGGAAGGAGCGTCTCTACCCCAGGGACATTGCAACAAAGTGGGGAAACGATAATAAAG GGCGCTGGGTGTTAACAGACTGCCAGCACACCAAGATGTTTAACAATGATGGGAGTCG
- the LOC123503282 gene encoding long-chain specific acyl-CoA dehydrogenase, mitochondrial-like, giving the protein MARVSACATPLRRLLLGPPGTRTTAGGIRALGTSLVRNDEAPAYRPSTVVAPNMMDIGVRSIFNEDHDIFRKSVRKFFTDEVQKYHNQWEKDGNISRECWLKAGEQGLLGTDTPEEHGGIGGDFKDAAIIMEEQSYVNCSGPGFPLHSQIVMPYITHYGSPEQIEKFIPDMTAGRKIGAIAMTEPDAGSDLQGIRTNARQDGDDWILNGSKIYITNGYMSDVVIVVAITDPSAKSKAHGISLFLVEEGMPGFKKGCKLDKMGMKAQDTAELFFEDVRLPPSALLGKPNQGFYYLMRELPQERLLIGIMSCANCEWQLEETRDYLRNRKAFGKTLSNLQTIRHKMAELKTEICVSRAFTDQCIEEHSMKKLGDEGASMCKYWLSDLQNKVAGHCVQLFGGCGYMTEYPISRAYVDAKVQTIYGGSNEIMKELIARCIFR; this is encoded by the exons ATGGCCCGAGTGTCCGCCTGTGCCACGCCCCTCAGACGCCTGCTGCTGGGCCCCCCAGGCACCAGGACCACCGCAGGAGGGATCAGGGCCCTGGGGACGTCCCTAGT GAGGAATGATGAGGCTCCTGCATACCGCCCCTCCACTGTGGTCGCCCCCAACATGATGGACATCGGGGTCAGGTCAATATTCAATGAAGACCACGACATCTTCCGAAAGTCAGTCAGAAAGTTCTTCACAGATGAAGTGCAGAAATAccataacca GTGGGAGAAGGATGGGAATATCTCCCGGGAGTGCTGGCTGAAGGCGGGGGAGCAAGGACTGCTGGGCACGGACACTCCAGAAGAACATGGAGGCATTGGCGGAGACTTCAAGGATGCAGCAATCATCATGGAAGAACA GTCCTATGTGAACTGTTCAGGGCCTGGGTTCCCACTGCACTCCCAGATCGTCATGCCGTACATCACCCACTACGGCTCTCCAGAACAGATTGAGAAGTTTATCCCTGACATGACTGCTGGCCGCAAGATTGGGGCAATTGCTATGACAGAGCCAGACGCTGGCAG CGACCTACAGGGGATCCGCACCAATGCCCGCCAGGACGGTGATGACTGGATCCTCAACGGCTCCAAGATTTACATCACCAATGGCTACATGAGTGATGTGGTAATTGTGGTGGCCATCACAGACCCCTCAGCCAAGAGCAAAGCCCACggcatctctctcttcctggtgGAGGAGGGCATGCCAGGCTTCAAAAAAGGATGCAAGCTGGACAAGATGGGCATGAAGGCTCAG GACACAGCTGAATTATTCTTTGAGGATGTGCGTCTGCCTCCCTCAGCCCTGCTAGGGAAGCCTAACCAGGGCTTTTACTACCTAATGAGGGAATTGCCTCAG GAGCGGCTTCTGATTGGCATCATGTCCTGTGCTAATTGTGAGTGGCAGCTGGAGGAGACGAGAGACTATTTGCGTAACAGGAAGGCTTTTGGCAAGACCCTGTCCAACCTACAG ACGATTCGacacaaaatggcggaattGAAGACAGAAATTTGTGTGAGTCGGGCATTTACTGACCAGTGTATTGAGGAACACTCAATGAAAAAGCTGGGAGATGAGGGTGCATCCATGTGCAAATACTG GTTGTCTGACCTGCAAAACAAGGTAGCAGGCCATTGTGTGCAGTTGTTTGGTGGTTGTGGCTACATGACAGAGTACCCCATCAGCAGGGCCTATGTGGACGCCAAGGTGCAGACCATTTATGGCGGCTCCAATGAAATCATGAAGGAGCTCATTGCCCGCTGCATTTTCCGGTAG